The Melanotaenia boesemani isolate fMelBoe1 chromosome 8, fMelBoe1.pri, whole genome shotgun sequence DNA window ACGTTTCTTCTGTTAATAATGCTCTCAAGGCCACAGCTGGACTTACCTGTCGTCTGATCTCCTCTTTGATACTCTCCTGTGTCTCAGGCAGAGCCGGCATCGTCGCCATGTTGGACCAGCGGAGCGGCCGCACCACCGGCTTCAGGACAACGTCTCCAAACAGCTCCCTCACGTGggtgaaaaaaatgtaaagaacacGATTTCCAATCTGAAAGCAATATAAACCAATCAGCTGAGGAAAATGAGCACAAAGGAGACAGACGGGCTGCATCTCCCCTTCTAATGACCCATGTCTCTGCACCAGTTTGTCCACAACCCAAATTCCTGCATATTTACTTGGCCTCATTATACAAATTCTGGATTCCACTTATTAATTGagcaccatgttttttttttagtgttgtaGTTATTACTACGATGGTTCAGAGAAAGTGGAGCAGCCATGGAGATGTCTCCTGTGGGGATAAATTAGCTTCACTGAACTGGGCTAGAATTTCAGAGATGAATCATTTGATCCAATAAGAACGTGGTTGGTTTGTTACCAGGGGGAGTTTTGAAGTAAAGCCAAAGCCCCCACATTTCTTTCTAATGTTTAGTTTGCCTGTTACTGCTGGGCAAAGCCTCCTCTGACCTGTATAGTGGGGTTGAGGACAATGGAAATATTCTGAATGTTCATCTTGGTGTCCGCCTCCCTGGCAATGACGTGGTCCATATGCGTGACGAGCCAGGACAGAAGAAGTCGACTCTCTGGCAATACTTCAGCCATCAGCCTCGTGAACTCCGTCACCTTCTCGGCATCCACCTGCCGGCCGCAGGCGTCCTCGAACCGCTGGGCCAGGTCACGACCCAGCAGGTTCTCTGGCAGCTCGCGGAGGTACTGCTTCAGCAGACTGGCCACTGTGTGAGGGTCGTACTCCTCCAGACAGGGGCACTCCTCACGGTCGTATGCTGCTTTCAGCTCATCCACCTTGGACTTCATACCTGTTtgcaagaaaagagaaatgcagaaatgttctgtttgtttttccccctcacaaatgaaataaaaatatgatgttTGATACCTGAGACCCGGTAGATGCCCTCACACTTCATGCCGTAATTTTCAATATAGTCCACACATTCTCTGAAGATGGCTGGCAGCTGGATTCCATCATACAGAGCTGTCCTCTTCACAGCTTCAGTCAAAGGAGCTCCAAAGATGGGCCTGAAAGTCGGGGTCTCCACTGGGACTGGCTCTGCCTCTGTCGtaggcttcttcttcttcttcttctccttccaCTGTTTGACCACATCTGCAGCTGTCAGGTCCTTTGACTTCTTATCTTTGGCCTTGTCCTCTTTGGGGCCCTTCTCTTTTACCTTAAAgtccttctcttttttcttggAGAAGCTTGGCTTCTTAAACACATGGATTCCCTTGGAGCGCTTCATCTTGGAAGGACTCTCCGCTTCATCTGCTGAACTGTCCTCCTGGAAGGCGGCGTATCCCTCCgctgtgaaaaaaaagagtaaagaaaTAGGGTCAAATCTGAGGGGAAAAACACTCTTGTCTTATCTACCTCCTACGACAGAACTATGGCAGCAGTGAAATAGAAACAAGACGAGAGATGTGTGTAAGAGAAAAGATAGCAAAGGAGGGGGAGAGTCGGGACTTAGAAAAGAGGTCAGTCACCAATTTAGCATAGTTCCCACAGCAACTCACACCTCTCCTCTTCAGAGCAGTCGCAGTTTTAAGTAGTCTTCCTCAGAGCAAGCATGATCATCCCAAAAACAGTAAATGGCCTCTTCTCAGTTTAAGTGTCCTCTAATTATATCTGTTCTGCCCCCCCTGCCAGAATGAGGTCTGTGTATCAGGCACACCTTTACTGAGATCTGTGGGTGTGCCCTGAATCTGTCCATCCCTTCCTCTCTCCCACCATACACTAGCATAGGAGCTAAACACAGACATGGAAAAATCAGGATGACCCGGGAGAGTGGGAGGGATACAGGGGCTTTGTTATTGCTTCATCTCAGCTACCACACAAGTGAGTATGTATGTCTGTTCTGAGTGTGGGGAGGGGAAAAAGCAAAGTGGGGGGAATCTACGTATGTGATGTTTGCACGTTTGAATTTTGTTCAACCTTTcaataaagatagaaaataaataaattaagatgcAAAGTgaacaacaatgaaaaacacTCCCCCGACTACAGGCTGGAAGAGGGTGAAAAAGAGCGAGGCTGTCTCTGAACTGACCCCAGAGTCCCCTCAGTCAGCTGTTCAATCATCACTTCTCTAAAATGCCACTTACTGGTTGGCACTAGATTACCTGTAAGGATTGGTAGTTTCCAGGTGCAATTACAGCTTTCTTCTAGTCAACAAATAACATGTGTAATCtttaaaaaactacaaaacaatCATCtaaaaaactttactttttattgagtgatttttttaaatgccatGCATTTCTCAGTGAACGTTCATTTGCATGTGAGCCATGTATTAACCAAGTCAATAGTTTGACTGCAAAGTTACCAAAAATCATTTTATCATTACAATTAAATGTTAGTTTATAACGGCAAGAAATGTAGCGTAAAGGAGCTTTTGTAGTGGCTGATTAATATGCAACAGCGGCATTCTTCTAGTAAAGTCTGGCCATTCTAAACAACACCTATTCCCACCAGATATGTACTAACATCTTCCCAcaacaaaactgttttgtttgtttgtttgtttttttttttttaaacatttattaactAGACATTTACATTCCCAGTCATCACCAACATGTGTACACAAGAGTTCTGCACGCATcagacacacaaataataatctaataatatacctaaataaattaaagaaccATTTATTGTATCAGAAATATTGAATTAATAAACTAGAAAAGTTCTGTTCCTTTAACAGACTTTGGCCACAACATAGTTTCCATAGATTCCAAGTTAGGAATACTGGATAGTTTTGAGCAACTGCTTCCTTGGACCACCACCTTTTCTCTACAAATCTGATGAATCACTTTCTCCAAGTTTTTGGACCAAAGGGATGGTGGCAACGAGATGTTGTTAAAAGAGCTCCAGCGGAAAATGAGGCAGGAAAAAGTGCtaaaaaattgttatttttaGTTTCATCCTACTTTTTAAACACATGATCAGAAACAATTATAATTATTGTGGTTCGTTCAAATAACCGTGATCaagaaaatatgtataaatataaaatctaaGCTATTTTGCTGTCCACATCAGGGAGTTCTGGGAGGCTGGAGAAGGCCTCGACGTGCAGCTCATCAGTCCTGTGTTAACAGGAGCACTGATTTCACTCAACATTGATGTCATATTGGTAATCTGGACTTGAAGTCTGGAAACAATTTGATGTTCATGAATCAATGTGAATCtgataaaaaaacagattaaagttTGAGGTCTGAACATGACATTAGTGCCTTTGTGCTACAAAGCTTTGTTTTCGTTTCTTTAacctgctttttttgttttccaaagcTCAAATTCATCATGTCTGGCATTCCTCAGCAGCAAAATGTTTACTGTGCATGCCACATCCCAGATTAAATTCCAGCCAGATGCAGTGCATATCACCTTATGATTCCTGCCTGACTCTTTactgtaaacagaaaaatggcAGTAAGTAAGAGAGTTCTTACtccttttctccttcttcttgaacttgttcttcttcttgttgtgCTCTTTGTCATCGTCCGAGACGTAGGTGTCAGGTGGCTCATGGTGATGTCCATCATGAGGCGGCGATGGTTCACCTGTGCGATATAACCCGGGGAACTTAGTGGGACTTATTTCCTCAGAGCTGGGGGTCCGGGCCGCACCCCCTGGGTGCTCAGCCCTGCGCTGCTCTGCAGGGCTGCTGCTGGGGGGCAGGAAGCACTCAGTCATGGCTTCTCTGGCCTTATCGCATCTCTGATTGGCACATCACCTTTCCATCATACCTGCAGTGGTAAGACATATTGTAAGTAATAATTTTATCTGTGCAGTTTTATAAAAGAAGGTATTTGTTAAGGTCACTGTATACATATTAGGGCTGAGGTAGACACACTGTGGAACTTTAAGGCAAACCTTTCCAAACGCAGGTAATACAGGTTTCCTCAAGCtctttaaaatcaaactttCAATTTGACCCAATATGCaaaacaatgttattttttatacGTTCTCATCAATAATGCTTTGAAAGgaatatatttaatgttttcagtCCTGGAGCTACTGGATATCAGTGTTGCATTTGACATGGTCGACCATAACATTTTACCAGACCGGCTGAAAAACTGAGGAGGACTTTCTGGGACTGCAATTAATTGTTTTGACTCCTATTAAAAAGACAGGGACtgctttgtgtctataggtaactataaatctaaGTGAACTAAAATAACCTGTTGAGCTCCCCAAGGCTCCACCTTAGAGGCACTGATGTTCaaacctgaattttagcagttacattaagacagttgtgaagtcagcctattatcacttaaagaacatattaaggattaaaggactgatgtctcagcaggatttagaaaaacttgtccatgcatttagtAGACTGGACAACTGTAGTGCTGCCCACACAAAAAgttcatcagacagctgcagttagtccagaacgctccTGcccaagtcctcactaagaccaagaaagtagatcatttAACTTCAGTCCTCAGATTTTTACACTGGATTACCGTTAAAGAATCAACTtgaaaatcctgctgttagttttataaagcactgaatggtttggGGCCAAAGTACAGTCaggattttctgttttgttatgaaccagccagatccctcaggttatcagggtcaaatctactttctgtttccAGAATCAGAACTCAATGTGAAggggcagcgttcagcttttatgctcctcataTGTGGGGGTGAGGggtcagggttaaaaacttttctatttgctgccaaTCATCAAAGCAACTGTAAATTCCTCAAACTGGaacatttatttcttgcattatatcttattttattttagctttttgtccaagtattttatttccttttagaGTTTAtcttaatgtactttttaaaacattcatcttgtacatgaaatataaTGACGATTGAAACAAAATTGGTTACTTTTAATCCAGGCAAGGGTTACTAACCTAAAAATAATTGTAGACACGTAACCTAATGAGCACTTATcaacattaaaatataattgttttcatttgtgccCGAATATTTAAAAGATGAATGCTTGAAAAGAACAACTGCAACAGTGATGTCCTCCCACCAGATGGGGCTTCTGCCATTCAAACAATCACATCCTCCACATCATAGTTTTAACAGGTTTGTTCTGACATCCGCagtagacaaaaacaaaatcatagcTCTCTTCATGAATCACAGAAACAATTATGCATCTCATGCTCTGAAGATAATTAGATATTTGTTGAGGTGGATGTTCAGGTGGTCATGTGGAACAGTTTAGCTTAAATCCAGCACAAAactgaacctgagcagttttaccTGTTTTAGAAGTAGATCTGTTTACCCAACAGCAGATGTGGTTTTACGTGTTAATACAATAGTTTACTACTAACTGTAAAACTGACACCAGGTTATACATCTCATTATATATATTGGTGTTATAATCAAACTGATTCAGAGTAATTATTTAGCAGTTTCGTCAGCTTTTTTTGTTCAGCAACACTGTTTAATAAGCCTCTGCTTGCCAGTCTCGCATCATAATCTTCATTCGCTGGGGTAGATTAACTTTATATAAGAAAACTAGCTAAACACAGCAATTTGCATATCCTCATGCTGCATTTAAAACACTCAGGGTGGTGTctacattaacaaaaaaaaaatgtcagcaaaaatacattaaaattgtGAAAATATAAAAGCTATCTTCTGAATGGAGGGGCCCATATGCTAACGGTAAATCAGCTAGCTGCCAACCCGCTAAGCTAGCTGATAAGCCAGCCTGTTCGTCAAGATAATAGTTGCTGATAagtctaaataaaaaccaacCTGACATTTATGATCTACCACAGAAACTAAAGTCTATTTATGACCGCAATACAATCACAGAACgagcaaaacataaaaagcaagAAACTTTACCAAGTACTATCCAGTTCGGTCAATTTTACACAGTGGTGCTTCCGGTTGTCGGTAAACTAACCATTTGCGCATGCGTGCTTGCAGGAGTGCATGATGGGAAACGCagtttgaaaagaaagaaacgtTTTGATGGTATATATGTTTATGCTGGGATATCTGTGATATGTTACTGAGATCAAAGCTGTTAATGTTACAGACTGtctcacatttaaaaaagttcCCAATATTTTtcaacacattaaaatatgCAAGAAATATCTGGAATACTTCTAAATATGAAGCATGAAACACTAAAGCTTCACTAacatcaaatatatatatatatatataattttgtataattttgATCTTGTTTGTATgcatcctttttctttttctttgcttagAAAAATTTTAACTTGAATTTGCAGATACAGAAAAAACTGCATTCACATACATTGTTTTCCAGAGATGCTCATGAAACTATGCAACAATTTCCACGACatattcatttctgtttttaatgctgtgGTGTTTGA harbors:
- the ralbp1 gene encoding ralA-binding protein 1 → MTECFLPPSSSPAEQRRAEHPGGAARTPSSEEISPTKFPGLYRTGEPSPPHDGHHHEPPDTYVSDDDKEHNKKKNKFKKKEKRTEGYAAFQEDSSADEAESPSKMKRSKGIHVFKKPSFSKKKEKDFKVKEKGPKEDKAKDKKSKDLTAADVVKQWKEKKKKKKPTTEAEPVPVETPTFRPIFGAPLTEAVKRTALYDGIQLPAIFRECVDYIENYGMKCEGIYRVSGMKSKVDELKAAYDREECPCLEEYDPHTVASLLKQYLRELPENLLGRDLAQRFEDACGRQVDAEKVTEFTRLMAEVLPESRLLLSWLVTHMDHVIAREADTKMNIQNISIVLNPTIQIGNRVLYIFFTHVRELFGDVVLKPVVRPLRWSNMATMPALPETQESIKEEIRRQEFLLNCLHRDLQAGVKDLSKEERLWEVQRILTALKRKLREAKRQECESKIAQEIASLSKEDVSKEEMTENEEEVINLLLAQENEILTEQEELISLEQVLRRQIATEKEEIERLRAEIADIQSRQQGRSETEEYSSDSESESEDEEELQMILEDLQKQNEELENKNTHLNQAIHEEQEAILELRVQLRLLQSHKQQQELTAQPPAEQAPPTQPSPEARSEEQTKRSVAAVAVAATEVASTNGKAAKDPLKPSPSKDRRDTNM